The proteins below are encoded in one region of Tamandua tetradactyla isolate mTamTet1 chromosome 9, mTamTet1.pri, whole genome shotgun sequence:
- the RHO gene encoding rhodopsin, which produces MNGTEGPNFYVPFSNKSGVVRSPFEHPQYYLAEPWQFSMLAAYMFLLIVLGFPINFLTLYVTIQHKKLRTPLNYILLNLAIADLFMVFGGFTTTLYTSLHGYFIFGPTGCNLEGFFATLGGEIALWSLVVLAIERYVVVCKPMSNFRFGENHAIMGVAFTWVMALACAAPPLVGWSRYIPEGMQCSCGIDYYTLKPEVNNESFVIYMFIVHFTIPMIVIFFCYGQLVFTVKEAAAQQQESATTQKAEKEVTRMVIIMVIAFLICWLPYASVAFYIFTHQGSHFGPIFMTIPAFFAKSASIYNPVIYIVMNKQFRNCMVTTVCCGKNILGDDEVSATTSKTETSQVAPA; this is translated from the exons ATGAACGGGACCGAGGGCCCCAACTTCTACGTGCCCTTCTCCAACAAGAGCGGCGTGGTGCGCAGCCCCTTCGAGCACCCGCAGTACTACCTGGCCGAGCCGTGGCAGTTCTCCATGCTGGCCGCCTACATGTTCCTGCTCATCGTGCTCGGCTTCCCCATCAACTTCCTCACGCTCTATGTCACCATCCAGCACAAGAAGTTGCGCACGCCCCTCAACTACATCCTGCTCAACCTGGCCATTGCCGACCTCTTCATGGTCTTCGGCGGCTTCACCACCACCCTCTACACCTCCCTGCACGGCTACTTCATCTTCGGGCCCACGGGCTGCAATCTGGAGGGCTTCTTTGCCACCCTAGGCG GTGAAATTGCCCTGTGGTCCTTGGTGGTCCTGGCCATCGAGAGGTACGTGGTGGTGTGTAAGCCCATGAGCAACTTCCGCTTCGGGGAGAACCATGCCATCATGGGCGTCGCGTTCACGTGGGTCATGGCCCTGGCCTGTGCTGCACCCCCGCTCGTTGGATGGTCCAG GTACATCCCGGAGGGGATGCAGTGCTCGTGCGGGATTGACTACTACACGCTCAAGCCCGAGGTCAACAACGAGTCCTTCGTCATCTACATGTTCATCGTCCACTTCACCATCCCCATGATCGTCATCTTCTTCTGCTACGGGCAGCTCGTCTTCACGGTCAAGGAG gcGGCCGCCCAGCAGCAAGAGTCCGCCACCACCCAGAAGGCCGAGAAGGAGGTCACCCGCATGGTCATCATCATGGTCATCGCCTTCCTGATCTGCTGGCTGCCCTACGCCAGCGTGGCGTTCTACATCTTCACCCACCAGGGCTCCCACTTTGGCCCCATCTTCATGACCATCCCCGCCTTCTTCGCCAAGAGCGCCTCCATCTACAACCCGGTCATTTACATCGTGATGAACAAGCAG TTCCGGAACTGCATGGTCACCACAGTCTGCTGTGGGAAGAACATTCTGGGCGACGATGAGGTCTCCGCCACCACCTCCAAGACAGAGACCAGCCAGGTGGCCCCGGCCTAA